AGGAGGGCACCTACCGCTACGCGCCGCCCGACGCGGCGCCGGCCTACGACGCGCCCGAGGGCCGCTTCGAGGCGCGCGGGCCGCAGGCGCGCCCGCTGTACAACCCGCCCGAGGGCCGTTACGAGCTCGGCTCCGACGCCTACGAACCGACCTACAACCCCGTGACCGGCTCCTTCGAATTGAAGCCCGCCGGGGAAGAGCCGGCCGACGAGGCGCTCTTCGACTTCTGACGGCTGCGGGGGCTGTTCCCGGGCCCGCCGCTTGCAGAAAAAAGGCGCCTGTAGTACCATCTTTCTTGCTGAGCGCTTGAGCGCACGCGGGAGTAGCTCAGTTGGTAGAGCACAACCTTGCCAAGGTTGGGGTCGCGGGTTCGAGTCCCGTCTCCCGCTCCAGACCAGCCCCCGGAAGGGGGCTTTGCTTTTGCCTCCGGGCCGCGTATACTGGCGGCCGGCGCATCGGCGCTCCCCCGGAAAAGGAACCGAACGTATGAGCACACCCGAACAGCTGCGCGAGACCCAGTACAACGCGACCGTCGTGAGCAAGATCATGGTGACGCCCAACCTGATGATCCTGCGGGCGGTCACCGACGAGCCCCGGGCCGAGTTCTCGGCGGGCCAGTACACCACCCTGGGGCGCTTCGGCTTCGAGCCGCGCTCGGCGAACTCCGACGAAGAGTTCCAGCCGGCGGCCCCGGACAAACTGATCCGCCGCGCCTACTCGATCGCCTCCGCGCGCCACGAAACGCGCGAGTTCGAGTTCTACATCACCCAGGTGAAGTCCGGCCAGCTTACCCCGCGCCTCTTCGCGCTCAAGGTGGGGGACCGCCTCTTCGTGGGCGACCGCATCGTCGGCAGCTTCCGGCTCTCCGAGGTCCCGCCCGAGCAGGACATCCTCATGATCGCCACCGGCACCGGCATCACCCCGTTCATCAGCTTCCTGCGCTCCCACGTCGCCGAGCGGCCGCAGAGCCGCATGGTGGTGGTCCAGGGGGCGGCGCACCAGCGCGACCTGGGGTACTACGCCGAGCTGGCCTTCCTGCGCAACGCCTTTCCCAACTTCCACTACCTGCCCACACTCACCGACGCCGATGCCACCTGGAGCGGCCACCGCATGTGGATCGAGGAGATGCTGGCCTCGGGTGAGATCGAGAAGACCAGCGGGATCGCGCTCGACCCCGCGCGCACCCACGTCTACCTCTGCGGCAACCCCAAGATGGTGGAAAACGTTTCGGCCTGGCTGGAGGCGAACGCCGGTTACCGCAAGGCCAAGGGCCGCGAACCCGGCGAGTTGTACATCGAAGAGTACTGACCTGCGGCAGGCCTGCGCGCCGCCGGATTCCGGCGGCGCGCAGGCCTGGAAGGTGGGCGTTCAGCGCTGCGGTTCGACGATCACCTTCATGGAGTCGCCCCCCGCCGCGGTGAGCTCGAAACCCTTCTGGGTCTCGGCCAGCGGCAGGCGGTGGGTGATCAGGTCCTCGACCGGCACCCGGCCGGCGCGGATGAGCTCGAGCGCCTCGGCCAGGTCGCGCGGCGCGGCGGCGTAGGTGGAGAGCAGCTTGACCTGCTTCTTCCAGAAGGGGAAGACGTCGAACTCCACCTTCGTGCCCGGGGCCATGATGCCGTAGAGCAGTACGGTGCCGCCCTTCCTGACCGCCTGCATGGCCTGGTCGAAGAGCACCGGAGCAGCGGCGGTGGGGATGACGTAGTCCACCCCCTCGCCGTTCGTTTCCTCGAGCACCCGCTGCACCACGTCCTCGCGGGTGGCGTGAAGGGCCACCTCGGCCCCCGACTTCCTGGCCATTTCGAGGCGGAAGTCGTTGATGTCGGTGGCGATGATCTTGCCGGCGCCGTAGGCGCGGGCGGTGCGGATGACGAGCTGCCCCGAGAGGCCGCTGCCCAGCACCAGCACGCTGCGGGCGGGCTCGAAGCCCATCACCCGCAGGCCCCGCACCACGCAGCCCAGGGGTTCGGTGAAGCTGCCCTCCTCGTAGCTCACCGAGTCGGGCAGCTTGAGCACCCCCCGGGTCTCGACGTTGATGGCCGGCACCCGCACGTACTCGGCGAAGCCGCCGGGGTCGTAGGTGGTGTTGCTGATCAGGGTGCACAGCGAGTGCTGACCCCGCTGGCAGTATTCGCAGCGGCCGCAGGGCACGTGGTGGGTGGCCGTCACCCGGTCGCCGGGCTGGAACCCGGTCACGCCCTCGCCGACGGCCACGATGTCGCCGGCGATCTCGTGCCCCAGCACCAGCGGCGCCTTCTTGATGCGGTACCACTCCATCACGTCGGAGCCGCAGATGCCGCTGGCGATGATCTTGATGAGCACCTCGCCCGGTCCGATCTCGGGGATCGGCTGCTCCTCCAGACGCACGTCGTGGTTGTTGTAGTACATGGCTACGCGCACGGCGGCCTCCTCTCAGGCGGGGCCGGGGGCCCCTGCGGGGCCCCCGGCTGCGGTTCCGCTACCGGCCCTTGAGCTCCTGGTAGTAGGCGTAGGCGTCCTCGACGCTGCCGTCCTCGTGCACCAGCTTGGCCAGCGCCCGCATCATGGCCACCGGGTCGTCCGCCTGGAAGACGTTGCGGCCCATGTCCACGCCGATGGCGCCGGCGTCGAGGGCGTCGCGGGCCATCTGCAGCGCGTCTTTCTCGGGGATCTTCTTGCCGCCGGCGATGACCACCGGGATCAGGCTGGTCTCGATGACGCGCTCGAAGTTCTCGCAGTAGTAGGTCTTGACCAGGCGCGCCCCCAGCTCGCCCACCATGCGGGTGGCGAGGCTGAGGTAACGGGCGTCGCGGTCGAGGCCGCGGCCCACGGCGACGACCCCCAGGGTGGGGATGCCGTAGCGCTCGGCGGCGTCCACCATCTTGGAGAACTCCAGGATGGTGTCGCGCTCGCTGGCGGGGGTGCCCACCATCACCGAGAAGGCGACGAAGGCGGCGTTCATGCGCACGGCCTCCTCGATGCCCACCGAGATGCCCTCGTGCAGCAGGTCCTCGTTGAGGATGCTGGTGCCGCTGGAGACGCGCAGCGAGATGGGCTTCTTCAGCTTGGGGTCCACGGCGTTGCGCAACGCCCCCCGGGTGAGCATCAGGGCGTCGGCGTAGTCGATCGCGGGGTGGATGGCTTTGTGCATGTCCTCCAGCCCCGTCGTCGGCCCCATGAAGTAGCCGTGGTCCACCGCGAAGAAGATGGTGCGCCCGCTCTTTTCGTTGAAGACGCTGTGGTAGCGGTTCTTCATGCCCCAGTCCATGTTGAGTTCTTGCATGTCCTTCCTCCTATTCCTTCCGGCCGAAGGCCGCATGGAACGCTTGAATGTTCTCCTCGGGTCCGGCGCCCTTGAAGACCGCCGAGCCCGAGACCACCACGTCCACCCCGGCCGCGGCCACCTCGGCGGCGTTGTCCAGGGTGATGCCGCCGTCGATGCCGATGCGGACGCCGCTCGCGCCCAGGTCCTCCAGCTTACCGCGCAGCATCGCGACCTTCCGCAGGGTGCCGGGCACGAAGCGCGCTCCCGGAAAGCCGGGATCCACGGCCACGAAGAGGACGAGGTCGACCTCGTCCGCCAGCGCCACCACGCCGCTGATGTGGGTGCCCGGGTTCAGGGCCACGCCGGCGCGGGCGCCGACGCGCTTCGCCTCGGCCACCGCCCGGTGCAGGTGGGGGCCGGCCTCGGCGTGGACGGTGATCCAGTCCGCACCCTCGAAGGCGGCCACGTGCCGCTCGGGGTG
This genomic stretch from Oceanithermus desulfurans harbors:
- a CDS encoding ribulose-phosphate 3-epimerase, translated to MPETLLSVGVLAADLGRLAEELARLEEAGADWIHLDVMDGVFAPQILGDVALFKAVRRLTSLPLDVHLMVQHPERHVAAFEGADWITVHAEAGPHLHRAVAEAKRVGARAGVALNPGTHISGVVALADEVDLVLFVAVDPGFPGARFVPGTLRKVAMLRGKLEDLGASGVRIGIDGGITLDNAAEVAAAGVDVVVSGSAVFKGAGPEENIQAFHAAFGRKE
- a CDS encoding ferredoxin--NADP reductase; its protein translation is MSTPEQLRETQYNATVVSKIMVTPNLMILRAVTDEPRAEFSAGQYTTLGRFGFEPRSANSDEEFQPAAPDKLIRRAYSIASARHETREFEFYITQVKSGQLTPRLFALKVGDRLFVGDRIVGSFRLSEVPPEQDILMIATGTGITPFISFLRSHVAERPQSRMVVVQGAAHQRDLGYYAELAFLRNAFPNFHYLPTLTDADATWSGHRMWIEEMLASGEIEKTSGIALDPARTHVYLCGNPKMVENVSAWLEANAGYRKAKGREPGELYIEEY
- a CDS encoding zinc-dependent dehydrogenase, encoding MRVAMYYNNHDVRLEEQPIPEIGPGEVLIKIIASGICGSDVMEWYRIKKAPLVLGHEIAGDIVAVGEGVTGFQPGDRVTATHHVPCGRCEYCQRGQHSLCTLISNTTYDPGGFAEYVRVPAINVETRGVLKLPDSVSYEEGSFTEPLGCVVRGLRVMGFEPARSVLVLGSGLSGQLVIRTARAYGAGKIIATDINDFRLEMARKSGAEVALHATREDVVQRVLEETNGEGVDYVIPTAAAPVLFDQAMQAVRKGGTVLLYGIMAPGTKVEFDVFPFWKKQVKLLSTYAAAPRDLAEALELIRAGRVPVEDLITHRLPLAETQKGFELTAAGGDSMKVIVEPQR
- the lsrF gene encoding 3-hydroxy-5-phosphonooxypentane-2,4-dione thiolase, whose amino-acid sequence is MQELNMDWGMKNRYHSVFNEKSGRTIFFAVDHGYFMGPTTGLEDMHKAIHPAIDYADALMLTRGALRNAVDPKLKKPISLRVSSGTSILNEDLLHEGISVGIEEAVRMNAAFVAFSVMVGTPASERDTILEFSKMVDAAERYGIPTLGVVAVGRGLDRDARYLSLATRMVGELGARLVKTYYCENFERVIETSLIPVVIAGGKKIPEKDALQMARDALDAGAIGVDMGRNVFQADDPVAMMRALAKLVHEDGSVEDAYAYYQELKGR